The nucleotide sequence CCGCTGTCCCCACAAAGGGACAGCTGCCATGGGCAAGAAGAAAACCATCAGGAGGTCAAAGATCAAGTCTTTTGTGAAAGTTTATAACCATAGTCACTTCATGCCCACAAGGTACTCTGTGGACATCCCCTCGGACAAAACTGTCATCAATAAGGATGTCTTCAGAGACCCTGTTCTTAAAGGCAAGGCCTGACAAGAGGCCAAGGTTAAGTTCAAGGAGAGGTACCAACTGGTGAGAACAAATGATTCTTCCAGAAGCTGCGGTTTTAGATCTATTTTgtttcagtcattaaaaatacaaaaaaaaaaaagtaaatattaacacaGATAGTAAGAAGATACGGCAAAAATTGAGATGGTGGTATGAGACTAACCGAAGTTAGGAAATAATTCAAGGAAAGGCCTGTTTAATGAATAAGCCAGCATTGGCCACTAACAATCCCCtgcaaaaaaaaatccactacACATTAGGAACATACGGAGAAGGAAGAGAGTAAAAAGTGagagggggcatctgggtggctcagtaggttaaacatctgactcatgattttggctcaggtcacgatctcaaagtcatgatctcaaggttgtgagattgaggccGACGTcgtgctctgtgctgggcatggagcctgcttgggattctctctctctccctttccctctgcccctccccttctctaattaaaaaaaaagtaagagagacCACTTTCTAAAGAAATTGAGTGATCTTTTTCAAAAGGACCAGAATTCCTACTCAGAGCGTTGGTGTCTAGAGTAAATCTCTCCTTGTGTTGGCCCAGGATGGGAACCTGGGTTCCCTCTGCCTATTTGCCCCCTTTCTGCATGCCCTAAAATGAAGCCTGCGGATTGATCTTCCCACTCAGGAAGAGTAAggacaaattaaaaacattttcagacatgcaTAGATTTGGAAGGCTTTCCTTCCATGCACCCAccccctttaaaaatgttatttgaagaTATACTCcaggaaaacagagacaaaacCCAAGAAAGAGAGACCAGATTCACCCAGCAGAACTGACCCACAAGTGTAATGAATAGAAATACCAGAGGTTCATAAAGCCATCAGTCAAAATTAGAACAGGAAGTCAGAGGGTTTGGAGAAAAGTGTCTTCAAGAAGAAAATGggcttcattcaacaaataatgtaATTAAGAAGCTGGGAGACTTTAATGACCTGATTAAAAGGGCATATGTTTCTtttctcaagaagaaaagagaaaagcaatcagaAACTCCAGGAGAACAAAAACTCATAAGAAAGTCATGGTCCAAATATGAAGGGAATTAAAATATAGCATGACTTTGAATATTGAGGGAGCGTGGGAAAATACATTTGAACTTGAAGCCTGGAGCATTTCCCTTCAGGCAGCATTTAAATCATAAGACTATAGTTCCTTCTCTACGGGTCCCTGGATGCTAGTTAGCTCTTCAGAGACTAATGTCTACataatcataatatttttaaaaaacactttattgattttcaatttttttgaaattcagaGGTGGACAACACACAAAACCAGAACACTTTCACTCTGGATACAGAACTAGATTCAAGCGTAGTGGTTTAGCAAGAAGATttaggaggagggagggcaagTGTGATAAAGGATGTCTCATCTTGCACAGCAGGAGTCAAAATTAAAtagcacaagaaggaagagctGAAAATGGGTATCTAACCAAACTCTGGAGGCAAGGTACCTTTGCCAAACTTCTCATCTTTCATAGTTGGGCATGGTACCAGACATTGTTAGCTCAGTACCCACCCGCCCTCCTTCCCTTATTCCTAGAACCCTTGCATTTCACTGGGCACGTGGCTACCCGGAGAAACAGTCTATTCCCCAGGCTCCCTCGCAGCCACATGGGATCAGGTGACCCCATTCAGGCCAACTGGATGCAAACAGAACGGGTGTGCCTCTCCACGAGCTGGAATACGGGCATGCTTGGCCATCTCTGACCCAGGCCAAGAGTTCTACCATaaacaataatagctaacacttacatatatatgttaactCTGTGTCGGGCAGTTctctaagtgctttgcatatatGAGCTCCTTTAACCTAACAAGGATGTGTATTCGTTTCCTCTGGCAGCTATGACAAAACACCAGAAACTCGGTGTCTCGGAAGGacacaaatgtattctcttacagttctggagctcAGAAGTTTAAAATCAATGTGTCGGCTAGACTGTTTCTTTCTGGAGACTCAGgggagaatttatttccttgtcttttcgGCTTCCACTAGCACTTGCATTCTTGGGCTCATGGTCCCTTTCTCATGTCACTACAGTCTCTCACTTCCATCATCACATCTCTGATTACTATTTTAAGttcctgtctccttttttttagagattttatttatttatttatttatttatttatttaatttatttacagaacacgtgagcagggggaggggcagatggagaaggagagacagaaaatctcaagcaggctctgcactgagcaaggagcccaatgccaggctcagtctcaggaccctgagttcatgacctgagccgaaaccaagaatcagacgctcaatcgcttaatcgactgagcccccGGGCGCCCCTCCTGCTTCCTTctaaggacctttgtgattacatcGGGCCTACTGGAGCAGTCCAGGATAATATCCCCCTCTCAAGAATCTTCACTGAATCACTTCTGCAAAGTCTTCTTTGCCATATGAGGTAACAGTCACAATTTCTAGGGATTAGGGCACGCACATCTTTGGGGGAACATTATGCTCCTTCCCTCGGGTGCTGtattatcccccattttacagatggtgaaactCAAGCACGAAGAAATTAAGTAGcgtgctcagggtcacacagctgctcATAAGAGGCAGACCCATAATTTAAACCTGGGCGGTCTGGCACTAGGACCTGTGCTCCTGACTGTGATACTCTCCTACCCGGGCAGAATTCTGGCTTCCTGATGATTACAGAGCCACCTGGCCAGGCCTGGACGGcctgcaaagaaaacaaaacttgcaTCTTTCTAAGGCATTGTCATTTGGGAGTCTTTGTCACAGTGGCTGTATTCGAATACCGAAGTCAATAGCTACgctacataatttaaaataatgattttactCTCTTTTATTCTGAGTGGTTTGAATCTATtacaagaaaaatatactttttattcatttacagtGTGTTTAATTTGGAGGGCGGGGGTGCCGATCAGTCCATATCACAACCTTGCTTAAACCCTTCAGGGACCCCACTGCCTTTGGGATGGAGTCCAAGCTCCTCAGGCTAGATTCAGGCCAGCCTGTCACCCACCTTTCTATTTCTGAACAGACCTTCGGCCATGTCTACCCCTCACCTTTACTCATGTTATCCCCTCTCCCTGGAATCCGaacccttctttctctcccactcctgcccAACATGTCCCACTCAAAGCCCATCTGtgaactcctattcatccctcaTAGGCCCAGCCCAAGTTGTCTCTggaatgtttttctgtttatcttgGTCTTTCTCTGTCCCGTTAAAGACTTTCCTCAAATGTCTGGTGCCTCAGATCGtagttaaacaaaacaaaactacccagtctacacacacacacacccctcctagAAAGATCAggtttctccttcttttccttcccctgtgTGTGTTCCTCTATCAAAATAATCACACCAGCATACATTTACCATGATCATTGTTTATAACTaatattatttatagttttagGATTTAAGTTCATTAACAGCCTCCTGCACCAATATGTGACTCAAAATAGAAACAATCCCAAATGACAAGACAAGCATAAGGATGTCTGACTGACAAAGCTCCGATTTTTCCCATGATGGCCACTCTGATTTTTTGAAACATTACATCAGTTTTAAGTGCGGGTGTGTATGAATGTGAGTCTCCGTCTTGCTGGCGCCTGCTGCACCCGCCCGCGGTGATCCTGACACAACGCTGCAGGCCAAAGGATCCTGTTGGTCGTGTCTTATAACCAgtgaaatgaggctcagagaggttgtgtTAGTTTCTTGTGGATGCTGTACAGATTACTGCGAACTTAGGGCCTGAAAACTACGCAAGTTTTTCTCTTGCCACatttctggaggttagaagtccaacaTGAGTTCAGTGGACTAACATCAAGGAATCAGTGGGGTGAGTTCCTCCTGGAGGCGCCAGGGGTGAGTCTGTTCTTTGCTGGCTTCCAGAGCCTGCCCACCTTCCTGGCATCACTCCCCCCTCTGCTCTACCACCACACctgctctttctgcccctcctgtcTCCTTATTACAAGGCCCCTCGTGATTCTGTCGGGCCCACCTGGATAACGCAGGGtaatttccccatctcaagaGCCTGAATTTAGccccatctgcaaagtccctttccCCAGGAAGCATGTCACTGGTTCCCGGGATTAGAATGCGGACCTCCTTGGGGGGCCACTACCCAGCCTATCACAGAAGTGA is from Zalophus californianus isolate mZalCal1 chromosome 4, mZalCal1.pri.v2, whole genome shotgun sequence and encodes:
- the LOC113909156 gene encoding 60S ribosomal protein L27-like, with protein sequence MDDSTSDHPYSHALVAGIDRCPHKGTAAMGKKKTIRRSKIKSFVKVYNHSHFMPTRYSVDIPSDKTVINKDVFRDPVLKGKA